A DNA window from Novosphingobium sp. RL4 contains the following coding sequences:
- the cobU gene encoding bifunctional adenosylcobinamide kinase/adenosylcobinamide-phosphate guanylyltransferase: protein MTSTFVLGGARSGKSRHGQALVEGVPGRLVYIATGQALDDEMEARIARHREDRGPRWSTLEAPMELVEAIGKAAGEADAVLVDCLTLWLSNLMLAEAALQPRFDALCRAIADCPKPLVLVANEVGMGIVPETSLGRRFRDEAGRLNQQVAATVDHAVLVAAGLPLVLK, encoded by the coding sequence ATGACCAGTACATTCGTTCTCGGGGGCGCGCGGTCGGGCAAGAGCCGGCACGGGCAGGCCCTGGTCGAGGGGGTTCCCGGCCGCCTGGTCTACATCGCCACCGGGCAGGCGCTCGATGACGAGATGGAGGCGCGGATCGCCCGGCACCGCGAGGATCGCGGTCCGCGCTGGTCGACGCTGGAGGCGCCGATGGAACTTGTCGAGGCGATCGGGAAGGCGGCAGGGGAAGCCGACGCCGTGCTGGTCGATTGCCTGACGCTCTGGTTGTCGAACCTCATGCTGGCGGAAGCGGCATTGCAGCCGCGGTTCGATGCGCTGTGCCGGGCTATCGCCGACTGTCCCAAGCCGCTGGTGCTGGTGGCGAACGAGGTCGGGATGGGGATCGTCCCCGAGACCTCGCTGGGCCGGCGTTTTCGTGACGAGGCGGGGCGGCTCAACCAGCAGGTCGCGGCAACCGTGGATCATGCCGTCCTGGTCGCGGCGGGGCTGCCGCTGGTGCTGAAGTAG
- a CDS encoding adenosylcobinamide-GDP ribazoletransferase, producing the protein MRGLVLALQFLTRLPLPAVQADAGDFARSMRWFPVAGLAVGAAVAAAWRLGMYTGDTWLAALFGLAGWAAITGALHLDGLGDVADGAGAAHKDRARISAVMADPHVGSFAVVAVVLQLLAKLVLLHALAAGHMAGQMTGQVGGAVWALVLVPPLARIAPLVWTLTLPPLHEGLGSRFRSAVGWGHVIGWSVAALAAGLLVAPALLAVFLAVPAWGWWLKRRIGGISGDGHGAGIEVVETALLLALVVVR; encoded by the coding sequence ATGAGGGGGCTGGTCCTCGCGCTCCAGTTCCTGACCCGGCTGCCGCTTCCGGCGGTCCAGGCCGATGCCGGTGATTTCGCGCGGTCCATGCGCTGGTTCCCGGTGGCGGGGCTGGCGGTCGGCGCGGCGGTGGCGGCGGCGTGGCGGCTGGGCATGTACACCGGCGACACCTGGCTGGCGGCGCTGTTCGGCCTGGCCGGCTGGGCCGCGATAACCGGCGCGCTCCATCTCGACGGCCTTGGTGACGTTGCCGACGGCGCGGGCGCAGCGCACAAGGACCGGGCGCGCATTTCCGCCGTGATGGCGGACCCTCATGTCGGCAGCTTCGCGGTGGTCGCGGTGGTGCTCCAGCTGCTTGCCAAGCTGGTCCTGCTTCACGCGCTGGCGGCAGGGCACATGGCGGGGCAGATGACGGGGCAGGTGGGCGGAGCGGTGTGGGCGCTGGTGCTTGTCCCGCCGCTTGCGCGTATCGCACCGCTGGTGTGGACGCTCACGCTGCCGCCGCTGCACGAAGGGCTCGGCAGCCGGTTTCGCAGCGCCGTCGGCTGGGGCCATGTCATCGGCTGGAGCGTGGCGGCATTGGCCGCCGGGCTGCTGGTCGCGCCCGCACTGCTGGCGGTGTTCCTTGCGGTTCCGGCGTGGGGCTGGTGGCTGAAACGCCGGATCGGCGGCATTTCCGGGGACGGGCACGGGGCCGGGATCGAAGTGGTGGAAACCGCCTTGCTCCTCGCACTGGTGGTGGTGCGATGA
- a CDS encoding cobyric acid synthase has product MAGLMLQGTGSDVGKSVMVAGLCRALANRGLRVLPFKPQNMSNNAAVTPEGGEIGRAQALQALAARAPLHVDMNPVLLKPQADRTSQLVVHGEVRGTLGSANFREARRTLLPEVMASYRRLEARCDLVVVEGAGSPAEINLRAGDIANMGFAREAGVPVVLVGDIDRGGVIAAVAGTRAVIEPDDAAQIRGFLINKFRGDPALFADGYAAIERLSGWRGYGVMPWAGAVGRLPSEDAVVLERGLGGAGGKLLVACPILPRIANFDDLDPLRQESGVDVAMIPPGTPIPAEAALIVIPGSKATMADMAFLRAEGWDIDVLAHHRRGGMVLGICGGYQMLGRSIADPLGIEGAAGEIAGLGLLDVTTVLGDRKALREVSGTALGKPLTGFEMHLGVTERHRAEPFAMLGGNRADGAVDASGMVMGTYCHGLLASTDLRAELLARLGAKSDRRDHGAGVDAALDELAAGMERHLDIDGLLALTEYRA; this is encoded by the coding sequence ATGGCTGGCTTGATGTTGCAGGGAACCGGCTCGGACGTGGGCAAGTCGGTCATGGTGGCGGGGCTGTGCCGGGCGCTGGCCAACCGCGGGCTCAGGGTCCTGCCGTTCAAGCCGCAGAACATGTCCAACAATGCCGCCGTCACGCCGGAAGGCGGGGAGATCGGGCGGGCGCAGGCGCTTCAGGCCCTGGCCGCGCGGGCGCCGCTCCATGTCGACATGAACCCGGTCCTGCTGAAGCCGCAGGCGGACCGAACCTCGCAGCTGGTCGTCCACGGCGAGGTGCGCGGCACGCTTGGCAGCGCCAATTTCCGGGAGGCGCGGCGGACCCTGCTGCCCGAAGTCATGGCAAGCTATCGCCGGCTTGAGGCGCGCTGCGATCTCGTGGTGGTGGAAGGCGCGGGCTCTCCGGCGGAGATCAACCTGCGCGCCGGGGACATCGCCAACATGGGCTTCGCGCGTGAGGCCGGGGTGCCGGTGGTGCTGGTCGGCGATATCGACCGGGGCGGGGTGATCGCGGCCGTGGCAGGCACGCGGGCGGTGATCGAGCCTGACGATGCCGCACAGATCCGGGGCTTCCTCATCAACAAGTTTCGCGGCGATCCGGCGCTGTTCGCAGATGGTTACGCCGCTATCGAGCGTCTTTCCGGCTGGCGCGGCTACGGAGTCATGCCCTGGGCCGGCGCGGTCGGCCGGTTGCCGAGCGAGGACGCCGTAGTGCTCGAACGCGGGCTCGGCGGCGCTGGGGGCAAGCTGCTCGTCGCCTGCCCGATCCTGCCGCGTATCGCCAATTTCGATGACCTCGACCCGCTTCGGCAGGAGTCCGGCGTGGACGTGGCGATGATCCCGCCCGGCACGCCGATTCCGGCCGAAGCGGCGCTCATCGTGATTCCGGGCTCCAAGGCGACGATGGCGGACATGGCATTCCTGCGGGCCGAGGGCTGGGACATCGACGTGCTTGCCCATCACCGGCGCGGGGGCATGGTCCTGGGGATCTGCGGGGGCTACCAGATGTTGGGGCGCAGCATCGCCGATCCGCTCGGTATCGAGGGCGCGGCGGGCGAGATCGCCGGTCTGGGCCTGCTCGACGTGACGACCGTGCTCGGGGATCGCAAGGCCCTGCGCGAGGTTTCCGGCACCGCGCTGGGCAAGCCGCTGACCGGGTTTGAAATGCACCTGGGGGTGACTGAACGACACCGGGCCGAACCTTTCGCCATGCTGGGCGGCAACCGGGCCGACGGCGCTGTCGATGCAAGCGGAATGGTGATGGGAACGTACTGCCACGGCCTGCTCGCCTCCACCGATCTGCGCGCCGAACTGCTTGCGCGCCTCGGCGCGAAAAGCGACCGGCGCGATCATGGAGCCGGTGTCGATGCCGCGCTCGACGAACTGGCAGCCGGGATGGAGCGCCATCTCGATATCGACGGCCTGCTGGCCCTTACGGAGTATCGCGCATGA
- the cbiB gene encoding adenosylcobinamide-phosphate synthase CbiB, whose product MIEPVGFAAMVLEGGLGWPGRLYGLIGHPVGLFARVITGCERKLNRADWSDMARRIAGLAAMLGLIGMVWAGTAFIVWIVRGMAGDWAWLLLAILAWPALAARSLDDHVRPVLSALEAGDLAEARHAVGMIVGRDTAGLDEAGVVRAAIESLAESFCDGVAAPLFWLLLGGVPGGWAYKAINTADSLIGHPEPPLRAYGWAAARIDDAANLIPARLAGVLICLAGGGGWRGMARDHGRHASPNAGWPEAAMAGVLGVRLAGPIIYDGVLAAKPWIGEEGREAGARDLRRALGIYRRACALLGIIALGVAWLA is encoded by the coding sequence GTGATCGAGCCGGTGGGCTTTGCGGCCATGGTGCTGGAAGGCGGGCTGGGCTGGCCGGGGCGGCTCTACGGCCTGATCGGCCATCCCGTGGGCCTTTTCGCAAGGGTCATCACCGGCTGCGAGCGGAAGCTGAACCGGGCGGACTGGTCCGACATGGCGCGCCGGATCGCAGGGCTTGCGGCGATGCTCGGCCTGATCGGCATGGTATGGGCGGGCACCGCGTTCATCGTCTGGATCGTGCGCGGCATGGCGGGGGACTGGGCCTGGCTGCTGCTGGCTATCCTCGCATGGCCGGCACTCGCGGCGCGCAGTCTCGACGATCACGTTCGCCCGGTTCTCTCCGCGCTGGAGGCAGGGGATCTGGCCGAGGCCCGCCATGCGGTCGGCATGATCGTCGGCCGTGATACCGCAGGGCTCGACGAGGCGGGCGTGGTTCGCGCCGCGATCGAGAGCCTTGCCGAGAGTTTCTGCGACGGTGTGGCCGCGCCGCTGTTCTGGCTGCTGCTGGGCGGTGTGCCGGGGGGCTGGGCTTACAAGGCGATCAACACGGCGGACAGCCTGATCGGCCATCCCGAGCCGCCGCTGCGTGCCTATGGCTGGGCGGCGGCCCGGATCGACGATGCGGCGAACCTGATTCCGGCGCGGCTGGCGGGGGTGCTGATCTGTCTCGCCGGTGGCGGCGGGTGGCGAGGCATGGCGCGCGATCACGGACGCCATGCCTCGCCCAATGCCGGGTGGCCGGAGGCGGCGATGGCGGGCGTGCTGGGTGTGCGGCTCGCCGGGCCGATCATCTACGACGGTGTGCTTGCGGCCAAGCCCTGGATCGGGGAGGAGGGCCGGGAAGCGGGCGCGCGCGATCTGCGCCGGGCGCTGGGCATTTATCGCAGGGCCTGCGCCTTGCTGGGAATTATCGCGTTGGGAGTGGCATGGCTGGCTTGA
- a CDS encoding histidine phosphatase family protein produces the protein MSGILVHLMRHGAPQEPGLLLGHRDDAPTPAGVARCVTRSGGLAFDRVISSDLRRSSIPAAQIAVSRRLPHERDPRWREIDFGEWDGLAPQQLDPAVQARFWDDPEAHAPPGGERWSQLCARVGEALTGIDGASLILTHGGAMRAALSVLFGFDHRQVWAFELPYGALVSLRIWPGENLPAAQIITLDSGKPA, from the coding sequence GTGAGCGGGATCCTCGTCCACCTGATGCGGCATGGGGCGCCGCAGGAGCCGGGCCTGCTGCTCGGCCACCGCGACGATGCGCCGACCCCGGCGGGCGTGGCGCGCTGCGTCACGCGTTCGGGCGGGCTGGCGTTCGATCGGGTGATCTCTTCGGACTTGCGCCGGTCCAGCATTCCTGCCGCGCAGATCGCGGTCAGCCGCCGCCTGCCGCACGAACGCGATCCGCGCTGGCGCGAGATCGATTTCGGTGAATGGGACGGCCTTGCCCCCCAGCAGCTCGATCCGGCGGTGCAGGCACGGTTCTGGGACGATCCGGAAGCCCATGCCCCGCCCGGCGGCGAGCGCTGGTCGCAGCTTTGTGCCCGCGTCGGCGAGGCGCTGACCGGGATCGACGGCGCCAGCCTGATCCTCACGCATGGCGGCGCCATGCGGGCGGCTCTTTCGGTGCTTTTCGGGTTCGACCATCGGCAGGTCTGGGCATTCGAACTGCCCTATGGCGCGCTCGTCAGCCTGCGCATCTGGCCGGGGGAGAACCTGCCCGCCGCGCAGATCATCACGCTCGACAGCGGCAAGCCGGCATGA
- a CDS encoding threonine-phosphate decarboxylase — protein MSGAFMFHGGRVSEAARLYGGAPEDWLDLSTGLNPSPWPAQAPVDWTALPDPDALARLEAAAARHFGVEPGLCCAVPGSETALRLLGKALALPGRALVPAYRTHKEAFFPSRPAHFGEVPRGQEVFVMANPNNPDGVLRAPEAVIEWARHIHEAGGFLIVDEAFADCQPEASVAGAVAPGFRMIVLRSFGKFFGLAGLRLGFVLGPPALMMLLRQMLGSWPVHSAALALGEAAYGDSAWIAETRRQLPVRAAALDTVLRRHGLSPEGDCPLFRLVTGCEGKALFERLARARILVRPFAEHPDWVRLGVPADPAALDRLGEALA, from the coding sequence ATGAGCGGCGCCTTCATGTTCCACGGCGGCCGGGTGAGCGAGGCCGCCAGACTCTACGGCGGCGCGCCGGAGGACTGGCTGGACCTTTCCACGGGCCTCAATCCATCGCCCTGGCCCGCGCAGGCGCCGGTAGACTGGACCGCCTTGCCCGATCCCGATGCGCTGGCCCGCCTCGAAGCTGCCGCCGCCCGCCATTTCGGCGTGGAGCCCGGCCTGTGCTGTGCGGTGCCGGGCAGCGAAACCGCGCTGCGCCTGCTCGGAAAGGCGCTGGCGCTGCCGGGCCGGGCGCTCGTTCCGGCCTATCGCACGCACAAGGAGGCGTTCTTCCCGTCGCGTCCGGCACACTTCGGCGAAGTGCCACGGGGGCAGGAGGTCTTCGTCATGGCCAATCCGAACAACCCTGACGGCGTGCTGCGCGCGCCCGAAGCGGTCATCGAATGGGCGAGGCACATCCACGAGGCGGGCGGATTCCTGATCGTGGACGAGGCTTTCGCGGATTGTCAGCCCGAGGCCAGCGTAGCCGGCGCGGTGGCACCCGGCTTCAGGATGATCGTGCTGCGCTCGTTCGGGAAGTTCTTCGGGCTTGCGGGATTGCGGCTCGGCTTCGTGCTCGGCCCGCCCGCGCTCATGATGCTGCTGCGCCAGATGCTGGGTAGCTGGCCGGTGCATTCGGCCGCGCTGGCGCTGGGCGAGGCGGCCTATGGCGACAGTGCGTGGATCGCCGAGACGCGGCGCCAGCTTCCGGTCCGCGCCGCGGCGCTCGATACGGTGCTGCGCCGTCACGGCCTTTCGCCCGAGGGTGACTGCCCGCTATTCCGGCTGGTGACGGGATGCGAGGGCAAGGCGCTGTTCGAGCGGCTTGCCCGTGCGCGCATTCTCGTGCGGCCTTTCGCGGAACATCCCGACTGGGTGCGGCTGGGCGTGCCCGCCGATCCCGCCGCGCTTGACCGGCTCGGGGAGGCGCTGGCGTGA
- a CDS encoding DUF1636 domain-containing protein, which produces MLRPVEPGPAVLVCSTCRHSAETRDDENGQRGGALLAEAMRDVQAAEPDLQGVAVHEMPCLFACQRHCTVAIRAPGKLGYVLGDFAPDEQAARAILEYAVRHAASEEGQVPYREWPQGVKGHFITRTPPEGFICS; this is translated from the coding sequence ATGCTGCGCCCCGTCGAACCCGGTCCCGCCGTGCTGGTGTGCAGCACATGCCGCCACTCCGCCGAGACACGCGATGACGAAAACGGCCAGCGCGGCGGTGCGCTGCTGGCCGAGGCCATGCGCGACGTGCAGGCGGCGGAGCCCGACCTGCAGGGCGTTGCCGTCCACGAGATGCCCTGCCTCTTCGCCTGCCAGCGCCATTGCACCGTGGCGATCCGGGCGCCGGGCAAGCTCGGCTATGTGCTGGGTGACTTCGCGCCGGACGAGCAGGCTGCCCGTGCGATCCTCGAATATGCCGTACGCCATGCCGCCAGCGAGGAAGGCCAGGTGCCTTATCGGGAGTGGCCGCAGGGCGTGAAGGGCCACTTCATCACCCGCACTCCGCCTGAAGGTTTCATCTGCTCATGA
- a CDS encoding methyl-accepting chemotaxis protein produces the protein MLDFLNNWRLPKKLWAAFSIINIIIAVVGINGFFATRELNSIAQQHVERGLAGMSRLADLISDVKELRIVVYSYYNANSAEDAAKLRDRLKEGEDKLIGSVNAYAEVAGDDFKADVDQMRERAVALNKINDHIFETRTKGDFDGAMGLIKNEGKVASHDMIAQTEGLIEKSRQRSKIAAEAGAHTADVAIYLSATLAIVGMGLIVFIWLLINRTVAAPMSRIADVTTTLAEGGRADVPYRERHDEIGEIAGAVEQFRAAAEARAEIDAKAAREQEVVTSTLRGSLQAISEGDLTQTISAEFPPAYGELKSNFNSALGALRDLIGAVAESAVAIRTGSSEIAQASEDLARRTESNAASLEETSAAITQMDERLRATAAAAGRTVQRADGAMTVVGSGRDIADEAVQAMGRVSESAKGIDSVIEGLDKIAFQTRVLAMNAAVEAGRAGDAGRGFAVVADLVSALAMRSEEEAKRAREQLTATQTDIGTAVEAVQRVDGALQNISGDVTEVHSLLSNIASDNQAQSSTITQISATIGTMDQATQQNAAMVEETSAAARNLNSEVTSLSDRAAMFRIGNEPQGLRPALRPVPVSSSANIPASAPIQTMASRKPLKALATADDWMDF, from the coding sequence ATGCTTGATTTTCTGAACAATTGGCGGTTGCCCAAGAAGTTGTGGGCGGCCTTTTCGATCATCAACATCATCATTGCCGTGGTCGGCATCAACGGGTTCTTCGCAACCCGTGAACTCAATTCCATCGCGCAGCAGCATGTCGAGCGCGGTCTTGCAGGCATGTCCCGCCTCGCCGATCTCATCAGCGACGTGAAGGAACTGCGGATCGTCGTCTACAGCTACTACAACGCCAATTCCGCCGAGGACGCCGCCAAGCTGCGCGACCGCCTCAAGGAAGGCGAGGACAAGCTGATCGGCTCGGTGAACGCTTATGCCGAAGTGGCCGGAGACGATTTCAAGGCCGACGTCGACCAGATGCGCGAACGCGCCGTGGCGCTCAACAAGATCAACGACCATATCTTCGAAACGCGCACCAAGGGTGATTTCGACGGTGCGATGGGCCTCATCAAGAACGAGGGCAAAGTCGCCTCGCACGACATGATCGCCCAGACCGAAGGCCTGATCGAGAAGTCGCGCCAGCGGTCCAAGATTGCCGCCGAGGCAGGCGCGCACACCGCGGACGTGGCGATCTACCTTTCGGCCACTCTTGCCATTGTCGGCATGGGCCTGATCGTGTTCATCTGGCTGCTCATCAACCGCACCGTCGCCGCGCCGATGAGCCGTATCGCGGATGTCACCACGACGCTGGCGGAAGGCGGGCGCGCCGATGTTCCCTATCGCGAGCGCCATGACGAGATCGGCGAGATCGCCGGCGCCGTCGAGCAGTTCCGCGCCGCCGCCGAGGCCCGCGCCGAGATCGACGCCAAGGCCGCCCGCGAACAGGAAGTCGTCACCTCCACCCTGCGCGGCAGCCTCCAGGCGATCAGCGAGGGCGACCTCACCCAGACCATCTCCGCCGAGTTCCCCCCCGCTTACGGCGAACTCAAGAGCAACTTCAACTCCGCCCTCGGTGCCCTGCGCGACCTCATCGGCGCCGTCGCCGAAAGCGCCGTCGCCATCCGCACCGGCTCGAGCGAGATCGCCCAGGCATCCGAAGATCTCGCCCGCCGCACCGAGAGCAACGCCGCCAGCCTCGAAGAGACTTCGGCCGCGATCACCCAGATGGACGAGCGCCTGCGCGCCACCGCCGCCGCCGCCGGACGCACCGTGCAGCGCGCCGACGGGGCGATGACCGTGGTCGGTTCCGGCCGCGACATCGCCGACGAGGCGGTGCAGGCCATGGGCCGCGTCAGCGAAAGCGCCAAGGGCATCGATTCGGTGATCGAGGGGCTCGACAAGATCGCCTTCCAGACCCGCGTCCTTGCCATGAACGCCGCTGTAGAAGCGGGCCGCGCAGGCGATGCCGGTCGCGGTTTCGCGGTCGTGGCCGATCTCGTCTCGGCGCTCGCCATGCGCTCGGAAGAGGAAGCCAAGCGCGCCCGCGAACAGCTCACCGCGACCCAGACCGACATCGGCACCGCCGTGGAAGCGGTCCAGCGCGTGGACGGTGCCCTGCAGAACATCTCGGGCGATGTCACCGAAGTGCACTCGCTGCTGAGCAACATCGCCAGCGACAACCAGGCCCAGTCCTCGACGATCACCCAGATCAGCGCCACGATCGGCACGATGGACCAGGCCACCCAGCAGAACGCCGCGATGGTCGAGGAGACCTCCGCGGCGGCGCGCAACCTCAACAGCGAGGTCACCTCGCTGTCGGACCGCGCCGCGATGTTCCGCATCGGCAACGAACCGCAGGGCCTGCGCCCGGCGCTCCGCCCCGTGCCTGTCAGCAGCTCGGCCAACATCCCGGCCAGCGCGCCGATCCAGACGATGGCCTCGCGAAAGCCGCTGAAAGCGCTCGCCACCGCCGATGACTGGATGGACTTCTAA
- a CDS encoding flagellin, which produces MAFSVNTNAGAMAALQSLNSTNRGMETTQSRINTGLNVASTKDDSAKYTVAQTLRGDLGKLSAVTSSLNNAKSVTDVAVAGAEQISDLLNEMKSKTLEASDTGLDVESRTAISKDLVSLKNQIGTIIDGSDFNGTNLLKGTAAATDGNVSALQSIASGAATLTVANQGFTTKADTAFGASGTDTDITALNDADSATGAAAATALSTKLDTFFDEVKDSLSDLGAASRQLEGQQTFNSKLTDVVTTGVGNLVDADLAKESATLQALQVQQQLGVQALSIANQAPQTILSLFR; this is translated from the coding sequence ATGGCGTTTTCGGTTAACACCAATGCTGGCGCAATGGCGGCTCTGCAGAGCCTCAACTCGACCAACCGCGGCATGGAAACCACGCAGAGCCGCATCAACACCGGCCTGAACGTTGCTTCGACCAAGGATGACTCGGCGAAGTACACCGTGGCCCAGACCCTTCGCGGCGACCTCGGCAAGCTGAGCGCGGTTACCTCCTCGCTCAACAACGCCAAGAGCGTCACGGACGTTGCGGTTGCCGGTGCAGAGCAGATCTCCGACCTGCTCAACGAGATGAAGTCGAAGACCCTCGAGGCTTCGGACACTGGTCTCGACGTCGAAAGCCGTACCGCGATCTCGAAGGACCTGGTTTCGCTGAAGAACCAGATCGGCACGATCATCGACGGTTCGGACTTCAACGGCACCAACCTGCTGAAGGGCACTGCCGCAGCCACCGACGGCAACGTCAGCGCTCTCCAGTCGATCGCTTCGGGTGCAGCTACCCTGACGGTTGCGAACCAGGGCTTCACCACCAAGGCCGACACGGCCTTCGGTGCGTCCGGTACCGACACCGACATCACTGCCCTGAACGATGCCGACTCGGCAACCGGCGCTGCCGCAGCCACCGCCCTTTCGACCAAGCTCGACACTTTCTTCGACGAAGTTAAGGACAGCCTGAGCGATCTGGGTGCAGCTTCGCGCCAGCTCGAAGGTCAGCAGACCTTCAACAGCAAGCTGACCGACGTGGTCACGACCGGCGTGGGCAACCTCGTCGACGCCGACCTCGCCAAGGAATCGGCGACCCTTCAGGCCCTTCAGGTCCAGCAGCAGCTGGGCGTGCAGGCTCTGTCGATCGCCAACCAGGCGCCGCAGACGATCCTGTCGCTCTTCCGTTAA
- the cobT gene encoding nicotinate-nucleotide--dimethylbenzimidazole phosphoribosyltransferase, producing MIRFADPAAFAASLARLPAPDAAATEAARARQSELTKPLGSLGRLEEIAVFMAGWQGRERPRADLIRAVIFAGNHGVAARGVSAYPPEVTVQMVANFRAGGAAINALTAACGAELAVVPLDLDRPTGDITCLPAMSEADCLAALNAGAAAVAADTELLFVGEMGIGNTTPAAALAAQVFGGEAADWIGRGTGLDDDGLARKAAAVAAALSLHGRHCGTAFETLRRLGGREIAAMAGAVLAARHLRVPVLLDGFITCAAMAPLLADNDAFLAHCLAAHCSAEAGHARLLDRFGLDPLLQLGMRLGEGSGAAVAAQIVRSALAAHNGMATFAEAAVAGKNAGRDAETAQA from the coding sequence ATGATCCGTTTCGCCGATCCTGCCGCCTTCGCGGCGTCACTCGCCCGGCTTCCCGCGCCCGATGCGGCGGCTACCGAGGCCGCCCGCGCGCGCCAGTCGGAACTGACCAAGCCGCTGGGCTCGCTCGGCCGGCTGGAGGAGATCGCGGTGTTCATGGCCGGCTGGCAGGGCCGCGAACGTCCGCGCGCCGATCTGATCCGCGCCGTGATCTTCGCAGGCAACCACGGCGTCGCCGCACGCGGGGTGAGCGCCTATCCGCCCGAAGTGACGGTGCAGATGGTCGCCAACTTCCGAGCCGGAGGCGCGGCGATCAATGCGCTGACCGCGGCCTGCGGGGCCGAACTTGCTGTGGTTCCGCTCGATCTTGACCGACCGACCGGCGACATCACCTGCCTGCCCGCCATGAGCGAGGCGGATTGCCTGGCCGCGCTCAACGCCGGTGCGGCTGCGGTAGCGGCGGATACCGAACTGCTGTTCGTGGGAGAGATGGGCATCGGCAACACCACGCCTGCCGCCGCGCTCGCCGCGCAGGTCTTCGGGGGCGAGGCGGCGGACTGGATCGGGCGAGGCACCGGGCTCGACGATGACGGGCTGGCGCGCAAGGCCGCGGCGGTGGCGGCCGCGCTTTCGCTGCACGGCCGGCATTGCGGCACCGCCTTCGAGACCTTGCGCCGTCTCGGCGGACGGGAGATCGCCGCCATGGCGGGCGCGGTGCTGGCGGCGCGGCACTTGCGGGTGCCGGTCCTGCTCGACGGGTTCATCACTTGCGCGGCGATGGCGCCGCTGCTCGCCGACAATGACGCGTTTCTGGCGCACTGCCTTGCCGCGCACTGTTCGGCCGAAGCGGGCCATGCCCGCCTGCTCGATCGTTTCGGCCTCGATCCTTTGCTTCAACTGGGCATGAGGCTGGGCGAAGGCTCGGGCGCGGCGGTGGCGGCGCAGATCGTGCGTTCGGCGCTCGCCGCGCACAATGGCATGGCAACTTTCGCCGAAGCGGCGGTTGCGGGCAAAAATGCGGGCAGGGACGCGGAAACGGCGCAGGCGTGA